A genomic segment from Deltaproteobacteria bacterium encodes:
- a CDS encoding deoxyribonuclease IV, whose product MAKKATAYKGPLLGAHMSIAGGVDNAILQGKEVGCDTVQLFTKSSRQWVSKPLGEEEIARFHRAKKETGLTKVVAHDSYLYNFAAVDDALRKKSVAGLIDEMERCEALGIVYLIAHPGAHVGAGEEAGIQTIAKSIDEMHKACPGYDTKLAIEITAGQGSNLGYRFEQVRQIIDASKNPDRLRVCFDTEHAFAAGYDLRTKEGYERTFAEFDEIIGLDLLVAFHLNDAKKDLGCRVDRHEHIGKGFIGLEAFRLLMNDKRFWGLPMCLETPKSDDCHEDRENLATLRDLLH is encoded by the coding sequence ATGGCAAAAAAAGCGACGGCTTATAAAGGACCATTGCTCGGCGCGCATATGTCGATCGCTGGTGGCGTCGACAACGCGATTCTCCAAGGAAAAGAGGTCGGCTGTGATACCGTGCAGCTCTTCACCAAGTCCTCACGGCAGTGGGTGAGTAAGCCGCTTGGTGAAGAAGAGATCGCTCGTTTTCATCGCGCGAAAAAGGAAACTGGCCTGACGAAAGTCGTTGCTCATGACTCTTATCTTTACAACTTTGCCGCCGTTGATGATGCCTTACGGAAGAAGTCGGTCGCTGGCCTCATCGATGAGATGGAACGTTGCGAAGCGCTGGGAATCGTCTACCTCATTGCCCATCCTGGAGCGCATGTCGGTGCCGGAGAAGAAGCTGGGATTCAAACCATTGCCAAGTCAATTGATGAAATGCACAAGGCCTGTCCTGGCTATGATACGAAACTGGCGATCGAAATTACCGCCGGGCAGGGATCAAACTTAGGCTATCGCTTTGAGCAGGTGCGACAGATTATTGATGCAAGCAAAAATCCTGATCGACTTCGCGTATGCTTTGATACCGAGCATGCCTTTGCTGCAGGCTACGACTTGCGTACCAAAGAAGGCTACGAACGGACTTTCGCTGAGTTTGATGAAATCATTGGCCTTGATCTTCTGGTCGCCTTTCATCTCAACGATGCGAAGAAAGACCTTGGTTGTCGCGTCGATCGTCACGAACACATTGGCAAGGGCTTTATTGGCCTAGAGGCGTTTCGGCTGTTGATGAATGACAAACGATTCTGGGGATTGCCCATGTGTTTGGAAACTCCCAAAAGTGACGACTGTCATGAAGATCGTGAGAACCTCGCTACCCTGCGCGACCTTCTGCATTGA
- a CDS encoding flippase-like domain-containing protein, which produces MTASPSERVQANRHKRRLFLNIVSGLLGIGLLGFLVWEVGINEVLGYVQRIGWLAPLLLLPSVVIALCDAKGWACALPTTISLPHIPLWRWSLARLAGEAVNNLTPTANLGGEPVKVYMLRAHGLPTEAGLASVVVAKTALTVSQVVFILLGIPFFLHRLGWIQQSWWVLGPLLLLAYGFTLLLIRWQRRGLMGVSVRFLRRLLPRWQRLVRWEERAKEIDAHLLHFYEGNTRGFVTSTCYHFGGWIFGAIELLVFLFLMGVPAAPTDALIIETMIQPLTVAALVIPGALGVQEAGGVFLCRLLGIDDAAGLTLMALRRARETVHNGIGLAALMQMGRGLLPQKAH; this is translated from the coding sequence ATGACTGCATCCCCTAGCGAGCGCGTGCAGGCCAATCGTCACAAGCGGCGGTTGTTCCTGAACATCGTTTCTGGTCTGCTTGGCATCGGGCTCCTCGGCTTCCTGGTGTGGGAAGTCGGTATCAATGAAGTGCTCGGGTATGTGCAACGCATTGGTTGGTTAGCACCTCTGCTCCTGTTGCCATCAGTGGTGATTGCTTTGTGTGACGCCAAAGGTTGGGCCTGTGCACTGCCGACAACTATTTCGCTCCCTCACATTCCGTTATGGCGTTGGTCGCTGGCACGCTTAGCTGGTGAGGCAGTGAACAATCTGACACCCACTGCTAACCTTGGTGGCGAGCCGGTGAAAGTGTATATGCTCCGCGCCCACGGGCTGCCGACGGAAGCGGGATTGGCTTCGGTGGTGGTTGCGAAAACGGCACTGACCGTATCACAGGTTGTGTTTATTCTGCTGGGGATTCCGTTCTTTCTCCACCGTTTAGGATGGATTCAGCAAAGTTGGTGGGTGCTTGGGCCATTGTTGTTGTTGGCGTACGGTTTTACGTTGTTGCTCATTCGCTGGCAGCGGCGTGGATTGATGGGAGTGAGTGTTCGCTTCTTACGCCGCCTCCTCCCTCGCTGGCAGCGTCTCGTACGTTGGGAAGAGCGTGCCAAAGAAATTGATGCCCACCTCTTACATTTTTACGAGGGCAACACCCGTGGGTTCGTTACGTCGACTTGTTACCATTTTGGTGGGTGGATATTTGGTGCCATTGAACTGCTGGTGTTTCTTTTTTTGATGGGAGTCCCGGCGGCTCCTACGGATGCGCTTATTATCGAAACAATGATTCAGCCATTGACCGTGGCAGCACTGGTTATTCCAGGTGCGTTAGGCGTGCAGGAGGCTGGGGGCGTCTTTCTGTGTCGATTACTTGGCATCGATGATGCTGCTGGACTGACATTGATGGCGCTGAGACGAGCACGGGAGACGGTTCACAATGGTATTGGCCTCGCTGCGCTCATGCAAATGGGGCGTGGTCTCTTGCCGCAAAAAGCTCACTAA
- a CDS encoding Rieske 2Fe-2S domain-containing protein has protein sequence MSESQKDSLPCDQCPRADRQLTRRSLLKSALGVSLTVAAVGQVAHAQTDPKKARPQAGDSLVFAMGDRQGQLISPRDVPLGSPPVTAYAKDPTTQVVRDGSRLNRVLLVRLAPETLTEQTRATSADGIVGYSAVCTHTGCDVVGWEDATQHLVCPCHTSTFDAKDRARVVSGPAPKALAALPLRVVDGQLSVAGPFSGRVGAEQK, from the coding sequence ATGTCCGAAAGTCAGAAAGATTCGCTTCCCTGCGACCAATGTCCTAGGGCTGATCGTCAGCTAACCCGCAGGAGTCTCTTAAAGTCCGCTCTTGGGGTAAGTCTCACCGTTGCCGCAGTCGGGCAAGTAGCCCATGCCCAGACCGACCCCAAGAAAGCTCGCCCACAAGCCGGAGACTCGCTTGTTTTTGCTATGGGAGATCGTCAGGGACAACTAATCTCCCCGCGAGATGTGCCACTTGGTAGCCCACCAGTAACTGCCTACGCCAAAGACCCGACGACGCAGGTCGTACGCGACGGCTCACGTCTCAATCGCGTGCTGCTGGTGCGGCTAGCTCCGGAAACACTGACTGAACAGACGCGTGCGACATCTGCTGATGGGATCGTTGGCTATTCTGCGGTTTGCACACACACAGGATGTGATGTCGTTGGCTGGGAAGACGCCACCCAACACCTGGTTTGTCCGTGTCATACTTCAACTTTTGATGCCAAAGATCGTGCCCGTGTAGTCAGTGGTCCAGCACCGAAGGCACTCGCAGCGCTCCCGTTGCGCGTTGTCGATGGACAGCTTTCTGTCGCTGGACCATTCTCCGGTCGAGTCGGCGCTGAACAGAAGTGA
- a CDS encoding CDP-alcohol phosphatidyltransferase family protein: MPLFQSLWFAPPMIVVAVIVAPGEGAVAPLTQFGGLSLIKRAVLTAQKAGAATCYLSCPQEHEAAFQQELRHDPRITSQLLWPSSIQNRIPQVQDQGQCLVVATDIVFRHPTIQELVRRYDGQTIRVAEASASPLLALIPTAELPLILTELQQGKAWDKTTPAYQSMQVPPPVGRGLFLQRLTPATLIPETEHNLLLSLENPRDGQVDTYMNRKVSRHITRWLLRTPLTPNQVTVLSCLVGILGALCFFPGGYWGPVLGALLLQFSVVLDCCDGEIARVKFMESPLGDWLDIVCDTIVSIAIFLGIGVAVWHDGTTQHALLLASLLAIGGALSFPFVTLAEKTEATGEQRNGWEDHTIKKILASLTTRDFSVVIVASALIGKLHWFLWGAALGAHVFWIFLAWLLFRAGRFGALTNVWGRKEI; this comes from the coding sequence ATGCCCCTATTTCAGTCGCTATGGTTTGCCCCGCCTATGATTGTGGTGGCTGTCATTGTCGCCCCTGGAGAAGGAGCGGTTGCTCCGCTGACACAGTTTGGCGGACTCTCTCTCATTAAACGAGCGGTACTCACGGCTCAGAAAGCTGGAGCCGCAACGTGTTATCTCAGCTGTCCTCAAGAGCACGAAGCAGCATTCCAACAGGAGCTGCGTCATGATCCACGGATTACGAGCCAGCTTCTTTGGCCCTCCTCCATCCAAAACCGGATACCGCAGGTACAGGACCAGGGACAATGTCTGGTCGTGGCAACTGACATAGTCTTTCGTCATCCGACTATTCAGGAACTCGTGCGGCGCTACGATGGGCAAACGATCAGGGTCGCTGAAGCTTCAGCATCACCATTGCTTGCTCTCATTCCGACCGCAGAGCTTCCCTTGATCCTCACCGAACTGCAACAAGGAAAGGCGTGGGACAAAACGACACCAGCGTATCAGAGCATGCAAGTTCCTCCTCCTGTAGGTCGAGGTTTGTTTCTGCAACGACTGACACCGGCAACGCTCATTCCCGAGACTGAACACAATTTACTCCTGTCTCTTGAGAATCCACGCGATGGACAGGTTGATACGTACATGAACCGTAAAGTCTCTCGGCATATAACCCGTTGGTTGTTGCGCACGCCGCTCACTCCTAATCAAGTGACGGTTCTCTCTTGTCTGGTTGGCATACTCGGAGCGCTCTGTTTTTTTCCTGGTGGATATTGGGGCCCAGTGTTGGGTGCACTGCTCTTACAGTTCTCTGTTGTCCTGGATTGTTGCGATGGAGAGATCGCGCGGGTCAAGTTCATGGAATCTCCGCTAGGAGATTGGTTAGATATTGTTTGTGACACGATCGTCAGTATTGCTATTTTCCTCGGCATCGGCGTGGCGGTGTGGCACGATGGAACAACACAACATGCGTTGTTGCTCGCCAGTCTGCTGGCCATTGGCGGTGCATTGTCGTTCCCTTTTGTCACCCTCGCTGAGAAGACCGAAGCAACGGGAGAACAGCGCAACGGGTGGGAAGATCACACCATAAAAAAAATACTCGCAAGCCTCACAACCCGAGATTTTTCTGTCGTAATCGTTGCGAGCGCGCTCATCGGGAAACTTCACTGGTTTCTGTGGGGCGCTGCACTTGGGGCACATGTGTTCTGGATATTCTTAGCCTGGCTCTTGTTTCGCGCGGGTCGCTTTGGTGCGCTCACAAACGTGTGGGGGCGGAAAGAAATATAA